CTCTCCGCCGCTGCTTCCCTCCCCAAAGCCCGTCGGCCCTTACCAGTACCCGCCGAACAACTCGCTCGCACAGCGCCAGGCCCAAGTCGCTCGTGTGAGTTCCTCTGTCTTCTCATGCACCGTGCCGGCCAACTCTTGCGCTTCGTTTCTCGCCGGAGTGATTATTCTCTGACGTTTTGTATGGTTTCGggtttcagttccatctcctgaagCAGCAGCAGCTGATGAAGCACCAGCGGGAGCAGCAGCTGGCGatggcggcggccatggcgtgGGGTTCCGCCGACGTCGGGCCGCTCGGGCTGAGCCCCTCGGCCTGGCCGCCGCTGCAGAAGTCCCCGCACCACGCCCCACCGTCCGCGGCCGGCATGCGCGCCGTGTTCCTCACCCCTCCGGGGGCCAAGCGCGAGTGCACCGGCACCGGCGTGTTCATCCCCCGGCAGGCCGGCGCGCCCGCCGAGCCCAAGAAGAAACCAAGTGCGCCCCCTTTCTCGCCCCCACTTCCTTTGCCTGCCCCTGTCATGTCCCCCAAAAGTATTCTTAGCTAAAAATCCTGTGGCTCTGCTCGGCCTCAGGCTGCTCCACGGTCCTCCTCCCGGCGCGCGTCGTGCAGGCGCTCAACCTCAAGGTCGAGGACCTCGGCGCCCGCCCGTGCTACCCCGGAGCCTTCGTTCTTGATCACGGTGAGCAATCAATCCCGTCTCATTACGCACGCACTAGCAACGCCAATGATAATCGCATCTTTATTTTGGGTTATGAAGATCCGTCAATGACTGACATTTCGAACTCGTTTCTTTGTGTCCTCACAGACGCGCTGGTGAGCCGGAGCAACGCGATGCAGGCGAGCCAGAAGCGCGAGCACAACGCCAACGCCAATGCCGCCGCCGCGCACTCCCTGCCGCTCGCCGTGGCGTGCGAGGTCAATCTCCCGCCGGAGTGGACGTACTGAGATGCATCGTCCGTCCGTCTCCGTCTCCCCCCGTTTCCATGGATCCCTGCCATATTTAAGTATTACTACGTATTACTATCATCATCGATGGTTAGCGCTAGGTAGCAGTTAGCTAGAGGTAGGAGGCGGTGGCGGTAGCATCAGCGTTAGGTGTTCTtttgtgcgtgcgtgcgtgggtgcgtgTGGGTGATATATTGGTTATTTTGGGGGACGGTTGGtgctggatggatggatggatggacgccgACGAGCAAACAACGGAGGAGAAACAAAATCCATGGCATGGCCTCCGTAGGTTGTTGCCGGGAGGAATAATAAGTGTCGTCGTGGGTCCGACGAAGGAAGAAGTTTCGGAGCTATGGCGCTGCCTGCCAAGTAGTTCTTCTAGCTGTGTTAAGGTGATGAACTGACGAAGATTGGGAAAATATCGTCGGCGGTTCGGAAAGGCGTCGCTGTAAGATATAAGCAAGGAGGAAAGAAATAAGAGCTCCTCCATGTTTCCATTTGTGCTTAAGGCTTGGATTGGATTTGCGTTGTTGCAATTCCACTTCGGTCAGTCATGTGTACGCACGTACCATCATCATCCCTTTTGGCATCGCTCGGTTGCTTCGTGAATAAGGAACCCCCATCTTCTATAATAAGGAAAGATATAGTGCTGTTTTCTGTTCGGTGCTTGGGCTTTTCCTCCTTGTTACATTTCTGTTTTGGAATTATTTTTGCATGTGAAATTGATCGAGTGTCAGAGATTAATTACACTTGGGAGGGAGTAGGTTCGACAGAGGTGACTTGAGGTGTTGGGTGCACTCCACTTGGGCGCAAAACTCTAATCATGTGACGTATAGTTGCTTAACAAGGGGGTGTGCTCGGTTCTTTGTTAATTGTATAGCTGATGGTTCCGACTGGAGTTAACGGGCCATCCGCCTCCGCAAGAATCTTCTTCCCCGGCCGGGCCGGGCCCCCCGGTATCTTGCATCTTCACGGCTCGTGTCGTCCTCTGACGGCGACGCCTGTGTTGTGTCTGGGTCCCCGTAATTCTACGCCTCAATTATTTGCGAGACCCCGTTTAAAATCAAGAGGTCGGGGCCGGGACGGACGAACGACCGACCTCTTCTGAATCTTCTTCCATCGTCGGTCCCTGTCCGTGCGTGGCCAGGCGAGTGCAGATTCCGTTACGGCCTCGCATGGCTCCATCCTGTCCTCCCGTTGCGCCCTGCCGTGCCGCTCTGCCTGCTCTGACCCGGTCAAGGCGTCCGGCTTTGTTCTGGGCGCCGTCTCCCGCTTTCTCCACCGGCTCGGCCCGGATCGAAAGTGGCCGCGCCACATGTCGAGGGCACATTTGGGATGCCTTCCGCAGCGAATTGGAGAGGACGGCAATCCGATGCGTATCTCTTTGAAGGGTACTGCCTGCAATGGCACGATCGGACAAAGCGGATTGCCGCGTTCCCAAATGTTTCTTTCCGGAACGCCTTTTCCTGGATTCTTGTCGTACTTCTTGGGGCGACGGATATGTGCTAAAACACTTTCGGAATGTTCGGTCCTAGCAGTAGCTTATTGGTGAGATTCGGGTCTAACTTGTACTGTAACGCAGAAATTAGGCAAAAATCCTCTGGCGATCGAGCTCATTCCACTGCAGGTCGTGCCAACAAATTTGAGACGATTCGTACGAGTTACTccatccgttccgaattacttgtcgcaagtatggatgtatctagatgtattttagttctagatacatccatttctgcgaacaataatttagaacggagggagtactagctagcGACCGCGGGTGTGAGTCTCATGGGAGACCGAATTCTTCCCAAGTAGGAGTAGTACGGTTTTTTGTATTTTGCTTTCTCGCTCGGAACGGCTCTACTCCACGTACCGTACCTACCatcattgctgctgctgctgctgctaggaACCTGGCCGTCCGTCCGGTCCGGTTCGGTGGTCTGCTGTCTGCATCGGTGGAAAGGTGGGTGCGTCCGAGCTGGCGCAGCCGGCGCGGCGGCGCCCATGTGGCTCTCACGTTGCCGAGACACACCGGCCGGGCGGTGCACCAGTGGCACGGCCCCCGTCGGGTTGATTGGTCTCCGCTCGTTGTCACGCTGGTTGTGCGAGCGTGTCGCCTCTGATTGCTCGCCCGTTCCCTTCCTTTATCAACTCAAAACCACCcactaacttcaaaaaaaaaaaaccaccCACTGGCGTTGCTTAAAAAATGTGTACCGTACCGTATGTTCTACTACCATCATGGCCGTGTGTTGTTGGAATCTACGGAATACGAGGCGAGCCAACGGGGAGGATGGGCGGGCCTGTGGGTGGCAGTACGAGGGAATTCAAAATGCTGTGGCGCGCTTCCTCGCGTGGCCTGCTGGGCTATACTGGAACAGAGATGGAAGATGACCATGGCAGCGGCAGTGGCAGGCCAGTAGCATGTGCCTAGAGATTTGAACTGGCAGGGCCGGGCTTTAATGCGCATTCTCTGACATGTGGAGTGGTCAACCTCCTCGAGCAAATTATGAGTAGTAGATTTTTTAAGCGTGATTTGTTCCTTGCTTATGTCATGCACCCACATGGTTGGAGACGTGGGCGACTCACAAGAGGAGTGCTAATACTTATAATTAGGTGGACTGAAGTGTACGTACGTACGTATGCAAGGCAAATGGAGGCTTGCGGTGACATTTGTTGTACTGTATAATTGTATTGCTGCTGCATGTCAGAGTCACGGTAGTAGTATTAAGTTGAGAGTAGTATAAAATTGGCGCTCCAAGTCAAATGGCAGCAGAGCCACACAAGCACAAAGTGTGCGTTTGAATCCCTGGTCAAATGCTGGCTTCCATTTGTTGGTACGGTACCTGACCCCAAGCTTGTGAATTTTTTGGCGCGGTTGGAATTTCCCTCCAACGGCGCGGCGGCAGGCAGAGACAAAGAGGAAGAGGCGGGGTCCTATCCTATCCTAGGTAGGAGTATCCTTGAACCTGAAGAGGCTGAGGTTCGGCATCCCACTAGTGTTTCACCAGCAGTTTTTTGGCTTGGGCCATTCAAGCTGGTCCTGTACTGGCTCCGAGTGCTTCACCGGACAGGGCTACGGCCTAGGAGGGGGCCGATGTTTTACAgtaagcagcgaagtacggcgatcAGAACTCTTTTTATAGTGTACAGAAAGATAATTAATTTTGTGATCCTTGTTACTGTGACTGTTTCTCTCTAGGACCACCAAGTTCTGGCTGTAGGAGTATCGCTTACAGTACCTTAGCTCCTTGTGGGAACAGCTACCGGTCGTTTTCTTCATAGTTTACAGCGGGGTGGGATGAGGGACTCGTCCTTGGAGCATGTACAGCCAGACGTCTCAAACCGGTCATGAAGGCCCGGACGGCTCACCCGGTTAGTGATCGGTCACGAAAATCTAACTCAGACGGGCGCCTCAAACGAGTCTTGAACGTTTGGGCTAACCGAAACACCTCATATCCAGTTAAATATGGTGcgctagggcgcgcccaccacgtaGGACTGGCCGCAAGGTCCCACGCGGAAAAGATCGGAAACCCTGCGGTCCGATGGACACCTCCTTTGTTGCCATGGTGTGAACACCGCGTGGCGCCGCTCCGGCTCGCCGCCCAAGGCCAAATCCAACTATTTAAGCCAGCCGGCGTCCCCCAACCCTGGTCCATCCACCTTCTCCCTCTCTACGCCGCCACCCGAGCCCGCCCGCCTCCTCTCTCCCGCTCTCCGCCATCGCCATGGTCCGACGCTATATCATGATGTACGCTATACTGACGCCGGATCGCCGGAGGCAGATCGCGGAGGAGATCTTGGCGAGGCGCGCCTCCCGCATAGCTGTCGGGCTGCCATCGGACTCGCCggagccgaaggaggaggaggaggagcagccggAAGAGGAGGATGAAGAGCAACTGTCAGACCCAAATGAGGAGGCGGAGCAGTCTGCTCTGGGGTTCACCATGGCGGAGGTGGAGTTCGCCGTCACCCAAGCCGCGGAGATGGTGGagctgttgggaatcgttgcatggaaaacaaaaaatttctacgcacacgcaatgatctatctatggagatgcataacaacgagggggagagtgtgtctacataccctcgtagaccgtaagcggaagcgtttcacaacgcggttgatgtagtcgaacttccttCGCGATCCAAACGATTGAGTAccaaacgtacaacacctccgcgttctgcacacgttcagctcagtgacgtccctcgccttcttgatccagcaagacgtcaagGTAGTAAATGAGTTCCAACAGTACGacaacgtggtgacggtgttggtgatgcgatctccgtagggcttcgcctaagctctacgaaaatatgaccgagggagtaaacgATAGACGGGGACGcctcacacggctaagacaatgttgtgtgtcTTTGTGTGGCGCCCCCTACCCATGTTTGTATAAGTGGGAGGGCAAGGAGGCAGCCCCTAGGGCGCCCCAAGAGACCAGGGCTGCCGCCTTGCCCTGCGCCCCCTTTCCTTGTAagaagaagggggaaggaaagaggggggagagggaaggaagggggagtcctactccacactttccttttcctcccctctttccttctcctcctcatagggccggcctgtataagggcgcaccagccccttgtgggctgccttgccctgcgcccccctttccaagagaagtttagtcaatgggtctgtcacattcacatccgtatgtactttgtcaatttctatgtctacaatgcttcgcatggagttactctagctaattgctcccactttcaatacgtatccagattgagactcagagtcatctgcatcggtgtaaaagtttgcatcgacgtaactctttacgatgaattcTTTATCAcctcataaccgagaaatattttcttagtcctctaaggataattttaaccgttgtctagtgatctactcctggatcactattgtatcccCTTGCCAAACTCGTGGCAAGGTGCACAAcaagtttggtacacagcatgacatactttatagaatctatggctgaggcatggggaatgactttcattctctctctatcttttaccgtggtcgggttttgagtcttactcaacttcacaccttacaatacaggctagaactccttctttgactgatccatttttgaacttcttcaaaatcttgtcaaggtatgtactcattgaaattcTTATCAAgagtcttgatttatctctatagatcttgatgcccaatatgtaagcagcttcaccgaggtctttcattgaaaaattcttatttgagtatccttttatgctatccagaaattctatatcatttccaatcaacaatatgtcatccacatataatatcagaaatgctacagagctcccactcactttcttgtaaatacaagcttcatcataagtctgtgtaaaaccatatgctttgatcacctcatcaaagtgtatcttccaactccgagatgcttgcaccagcccatacatggatcgctgaagcttgcacactttgttagcacctttggtatcgacaaaaccttctggttgcatcatatacaactcttctttaagaaatccattaaggaatgcagttttgacgtccatttgtgagatttcgtaatcataaaatgcggcaattgctaacaggattcggacagacttaagcatcgctacgggtgagaaagtctcatcgtagtcaactccttgaacttgtcaaaacctttcgccacaagtcaagctttgtagacaactacattaccatcagcgccagccttcttcttgaagatctatttattctctatggctcgccgatcattgggcaagtccaccaaagtccacactttgttctcatacatggatcttatctcaaatttcatggcctcaagccatttatcggaatctgggctcatcatggcttcgtcatagttcgtaggttcgtcatggtctagtaacatgacttccagaacaagattactgtaccactctggtgcagaacatgctctgttcgacctacgaggtccagtagtaacttgatctgaagtttcatgatcatcatcattagcttcctctctagttggtgtaggcaccacaagaaTGGATTTCTctaatgagctactttccaattcgagagaaggtataattaccttgttaagttctactttcctcccactcacttcttttgagagaaactccttctctaaaatgtttccattcttggcaacaaagatcttgccttcggatctgtggtagaaggtgtacccaattgtttatttagagtatcctatgaagacatacttctccgatttgggttcgggcttatcagactgaagccttttgacataagtgtcgcaacccaaaactttaataaacgacagcttaggtttcttgccaaaccacagttcatacggtgtcgtctcaacggatttagacggtgccctatttaacgtgaatgcaattgtctctaatgcctaaccccaaaatgatagtggtaaatcggtaagagacatcatagatcgcaccatatctaataaagtatggttacgatgttcgaacacaccattacgctgtggtgttccaggtggcgctaGTTgtgaaatgatacgtctccaacgtatctataatttttgattgctccatgctatattatctattgttttggatgtttatgggcttta
The Triticum dicoccoides isolate Atlit2015 ecotype Zavitan chromosome 3A, WEW_v2.0, whole genome shotgun sequence genome window above contains:
- the LOC119269590 gene encoding uncharacterized protein LOC119269590, which encodes MAEEHHGAGAGFWLPDEFLDDDFFSDEKAAAAAAAAAARSDSDDEDGLEGLSRRVAGLDCDAGDRAIPKAEVMSGSPQSTLCVLQASGEDSPTGGASQVSSPPSSPLEQRPADPWDLLHEAAGQVARLGVDSIPVPVVNPPPIHGAGVAPPARKPSPPLLPSPKPVGPYQYPPNNSLAQRQAQVARFHLLKQQQLMKHQREQQLAMAAAMAWGSADVGPLGLSPSAWPPLQKSPHHAPPSAAGMRAVFLTPPGAKRECTGTGVFIPRQAGAPAEPKKKPSCSTVLLPARVVQALNLKVEDLGARPCYPGAFVLDHDALVSRSNAMQASQKREHNANANAAAAHSLPLAVACEVNLPPEWTY